One window from the genome of Nicotiana sylvestris chromosome 9, ASM39365v2, whole genome shotgun sequence encodes:
- the LOC104245662 gene encoding zinc finger CCCH domain-containing protein 30-like — MCTGPERPNSSSSTNQSITDSKSSMKGIAKLTVETEDSFSSLLELAANNDLEGFKRSVERDASAIDEVGLWLVRKKGAKQIVNEERTPLMVAATYGSLDVLKLIISNPVVDVNRACGPNKCTALHCATSGGSVNAVDVVKFLLSAGADPNIEDSNGQRPVDVIVVPPKLHGARASLEELLLKNSSDGSVGECKLRVSVTTSNGSSPVLSSSPENGSPFSPSDSLCSPMTSKFSDIPANSAPEKKEYPIDPSLPDIKNSIYSTDEFRMFSFKVRPCSRAYSHDWTECPFVHPGENARRRDPRKYHYSCVPCPEFRKGACRRGDMCEYAHGVFECWLHPAQYRTRLCKDGTSCARRVCFFAHTSEELRPLYVSTGSAVPSPRSAASAATVMDMAAALNLFPGSPSAHSVMSPPAFNQPMSPTANGMSHPSAPWPQPNVPALHLPGSNLQSSRLRSSLSARDIPPEDFNMLHDFDAQQLVLNDMACYSQPHPNSLNRSGRSNTLTPSNLEELFSAEITSSPRYSDQAAASGVFSPSHMSAFFNQFQQQQSMLSPINTNVFSPKNMEHPLLQASFGVSSPGRMSPRSMEPISPMSARLSAFAQREKQQQQLRSLSSRDLGSNNASIVGSPVGNSWSNWGSPTGKVDWSVNGSGVGRMRRSSSFEQLNNGEEPDLSWVQSLVKESPSEMKEKQAAPISGTVPSGESLSKVDSVDHSVLGAWLEQMQLDQLVA; from the coding sequence ATGTGCACTGGCCCAGAAAGACCCAATTCTAGTTCATCTACCAACCAATCCATTACTGATTCTAAATCTAGTATGAAGGGTATTGCTAAACTCACGGTTGAGACTGAAGATTCTTTTTCTAGTTTGCTTGAACTTGCTGCAAATAATGATCTTGAAGGTTTTAAAAGATCTGTTGAGCGCGATGCTTCTGCTATTGATGAGGTGGGCCTATGGTTGGTTCGCAAGAAAGGCGCAAAGCAGATTGTTAATGAGGAAAGAACTCCTTTAATGGTAGCAGCCACATATGGAAGCTTAGATGTTTTGAAATTGATTATCTCTAATCCAGTGGTTGATGTTAATCGTGCTTGTGGTCCTAACAAGTGCACAGCTCTTCACTGTGCAACATCTGGTGGTTCTGTCAATGCTGTTGATGTAGTTAAGTTTCTGCTATCAGCTGGTGCCGATCCTAATATTGAGGATTCTAATGGTCAGCGGCCAGTGGATGtgattgttgttcctccaaagctTCATGGTGCTAGAGCTTCTCTTGAAGAACTGCTTCTGAAAAATTCATCTGATGGTTCAGTTGGTGAGTGCAAATTGAGAGTATCTGTCACTACTTCAAATGGATCCTCTCCCGTTCTATCCTCATCACCAGAGAATGGATCTCCATTTTCACCATCCGATTCCTTGTGTTCCCCTATGACATCAAAGTTCAGTGATATCCCTGCTAATTCTGCACCAGAGAAAAAAGAATATCCAATAGATCCATCTCTCCCTGATATCAAGAACAGTATCTATTCGACAGATGAGTTCCGCATGTTCTCTTTCAAAGTCCGGCCTTGTTCTAGGGCCTATTCTCATGACTGGACAGAGTGCCCATTTGTCCACCCAGGGGAGAACGCTCGCAGAAGAGATCCAAGGAAGTACCATTATAGCTGTGTGCCTTGTCCTGAATTTCGCAAGGGTGCATGCCGGCGGGGTGATATGTGTGAATATGCTCATGGGGTGTTTGAGTGCTGGCTGCACCCTGCTCAGTACCGAACGCGCCTGTGCAAGGATGGTACAAGTTGTGCAAGGCGCGTCTGCTTTTTTGCCCATACTTCTGAGGAGCTTAGGCCCTTGTATGTTTCTACTGGATCTGCAGTTCCATCTCCTCGGTCAGCTGCTTCTGCAGCTACTGTGATGGACATGGCTGCAGCACTGAACCTTTTTCCTGGCTCGCCCTCAGCACACTCTGTGATGTCTCCTCCTGCTTTCAACCAACCCATGTCCCCTACTGCCAATGGAATGTCTCATCCGTCTGCACCATGGCCTCAGCCAAATGTCCCCGCTCTTCATCTACCTGGAAGCAATCTACAGTCCAGCCGCCTGAGGTCTTCCCTTAGTGCACGTGACATTCCGCCTGAGGATTTCAACATGTTGCATGATTTTGATGCACAGCAACTAGTTCTGAATGACATGGCTTGTTATTCACAGCCACATCCTAACTCTTTGAACCGATCTGGTCGGTCCAATACactaactccttcaaatcttgaAGAGCTATTTTCTGCCGAGATTACCTCTTCTCCGCGGTATTCTGATCAGGCAGCGGCTTCTGGTGTTTTCTCCCCATCACATATGTCGGCTTTCTTTAATCAGTTCCAACAACAGCAGAGCATGCTTTCCCCAATTAACACTAATGTCTTTTCTCCGAAAAACATGGAGCATCCTCTTTTGCAGGCTTCTTTTGGTGTTTCATCACCTGGAAGGATGTCCCCAAGAAGCATGGAGCCCATCTCACCTATGAGCGCTCGCCTTTCAGCATTTGCACAGCGTGagaagcagcagcaacagttgCGCAGCCTCAGCTCCCGTGATCTTGGTTCCAATAATGCCTCCATTGTTGGATCCCCAGTAGGTAATTCTTGGTCGAATTGGGGCTCTCCCACCGGAAAGGTTGACTGGTCTGTGAATGGAAGTGGAGTTGGACGCATGCGCCGATCATCTTCTTTTGAGCAGCTCAACAATGGAGAGGAGCCTGACCTATCATGGGTGCAATCTCTTGTCAAGGAATCACCATCTGAGATGAAAGAGAAGCAGGCAGCTCCCATTTCGGGTACTGTGCCATCCGGTGAGAGTCTGAGCAAAGTTGATTCAGTTGATCATTCAGTTTTAGGAGCTTGGCTCGAGCAGATGCAACTTGATCAGCTTGTAGCATAG